CCGGATGAtgtgaaagagagagagcttcTAAACCTCTTAAGATGGTTGCCAGGTTACGAGGCTTCTCAGGTGAACTTCAAGGGAGAGAAGCCCATGGGCTTTGCTCTTTTCTCCACTGCACAGTTTGCCTTGGCTGCCAGAGATGCCCTTCAGGTCTGTCTGTTTTACTTGTTCACCTCTAATCCTTCTTACCCTTTTTATGTTTATGATGatgtatattgtttttttttggcatgTAGCATCTGGTGTTTGATGCGGAGTCAAAGTCTGTCTTACATGCAGAGATGGCCAAGAAGAATCTCTTTGTTAAAAGAGGTTAGCTTATTAAACAGGCTTTCTTTTCTCTTATCTAAAACATTGCTCATGTAAAATGAAGcatgtttggttttgtttctttggTACTAATAGTTACCAAATCATTATTTAACCTTTGAACATATCTATTGCTAATCTGTTAGGAATCGTTGGGGATTCAAATGCATATGATCAAAGTAAGCGCCTAAGAACTGGTGGTGGTGACTGCACACACTCTGTTTATAGTCCGTCTCCCTTCCACCCTCCACCACCTCCTGTTTGGGGTCCACCTCGTGGCCATGGGTGAGCCATTTTATTCTgcttcatatatataattaatttaagatGTCATGTAAAACATTGGAGGGCAGATTTTTCTGGGTACATTTATTTCTGTTTAGTTGTTAATTTGACATCAAGTATAATTTGATTCAGGTATCTGTCAGCCGCAGCTCCACCATATGATCCCTATGCAGGTTACCATGCTCCCCCTGTACCAATGCCTCCCTCCGCACCTATAGCAGCTCCTAGTTCTTATGTGCCGGTCCAGGTGAAGTTGCACTTctttcatcaattttttttttattatctaccTAGAATCCATGTGGTAACTGTCTAATATTTTACAAACTCAAGTTCATTCTATCCTACATACTATACTCGCTTGTGATTAGTTATTACTAAATCTAGTTACATTGTGTACAGCTCTGAGCATGTTATAGCTTCtgattgttttatatattttgtacaCACTTTGAGGTTCCTACCCTAAGTTTGCTTATCTTATATCTCCTTTTTTTATTGCAGAATATTAAGGATAACCCTCCTTGCAATACCCTTTTTATCGGTAATCTCGGGGAGAATATTAACGAAGAAGAACTGAGGAGTCTGTTGAGCGCGTGAGTATCTGTTTACTTTTATGGCACTCCTTCAGTCCATTGCTTTCTTTTGAGATCTTCACTTGTTTATTACTGTCGCTTATCAAGTGGTCAACTGTACTTTCATCTTGCAGGCAGCCTGGTTTCAAGCAAATGAAAATTCTGAGACAAGAAAGGCATACAGTTTGTTTTATTGAATTCGAGGTTAGTTAGCTATCTCTGTGTATGTATACGTACTTGGAAACATTCTACAGCATATTGCTAAACGGTTCTATTTTGGTTGTCAGGATGTGAATAGTGCCACCAACGTTCACCATAACTTGCAAGGTGCTGTCATTCCAAGCTCTGGTTCAGTTGGCATGAGGATCCAATATCCTTTTAACACATCATTCACTCTTACCGTTTCTTTTATATTCTagttattttttctatttcagtATGTTTCTTCTTAACCCAGTTATACATTTTCCAAGAATCCATATGGGAAAAGGAAGGACGGCGGAGGAGGCCACTCCTTCTTTCCTTCACCAAGCACTAATGGTGCTCAAGGAGCCTTGACGTATCAGTAGACCACCGTGAAGGGGATGTTACTCTCTTCTCTATCTCCCTCCCAGGAATAGGATGCATCTTGCAGGCAGTCTGCATTTGCATCCATTTCATTCTCGACATTTTTAAGCATCAGCATTACTTCTTGTTCATGTGATGGTTGCATATAGTGTGACATCATCAACATATAAACATGTGTCACACCTATTAGCTTTGCTACATGCATTCTCATGTGTGGTTTTTTAAATCTCTAGGAGTTGGGTTTGCCATTTGTTTCTCTTCTTGCTGCTTAAACGCCTTTGCTTCTTGTGATTCATTTTCATCATATCGACCTCGACCAATGAAACTCCATTTAATATGCCAGCTAGGAATTAATATAACATGATGACATCCAGATGCTTTCTCGCCTATCACATGAATAACATAatattacctttttttttggcattCGCCTCTCATGATCTCATTCTTCTTTCATTTTCTATCTTGATCATTCTCTCTTCTTATGCTGATGAACATGCACATGCAATTTAGTTGAAGAAATGCACTCCAACATTACAGTGTAGGCAATAGGTATATGTATCCATCCTAGGTCTGGTTTGGCCTATGCAGGGAAAATCAGGTTGGAATATTTCAGGTGAAGTTTCAGTTGAGGAACAGAGCCTGACGCAGGAGTTTCTAAGAGCTAGCTTGGAGTCTACTTATCATCTGTCCAGATATTTCAGTATCGTGCTGCTTTAGGCTAGTTGATTCTGGACGTGAAACAAAAAGCTATATATAGTATCTCTTCCCATTTTGTTCTTTATAAAAGAGTATCTCACAATTATCATGACTTGGCCTTCAGAATTCTCAAAAGGCATTTTGTTTGCTTATCAAAGTCACTTAATAGTTTGTCAAAATTCAAACCATATTTCATTTGAGAATATAGTATATCAGAAGAATCCACAACATAATAGAAACAGAAGTACCCGTGTTTATATCATTATTTGATGGGAGAGTATCATCAATCTTTCATTACAAACAATAAGGGAAATAAAATATGCGGAGAGACGTTCTTGCATTCCTTTTACTATCTCATCCATACAGAGAAGCAATACATCATCAAACTAAGAAACCATATATCTTTGATCAAAATGTCTCAAACTTCAGGTGCATCTGAGCGCAAAACTGTGACAAAGAAGACGAACAAAACATGAGTTTAACCAAGCTAAGAGCATTGTCTAAACCTGACACCGACGTCAGAAGATTTAACAAATGTGAGCAGCACACAAGACCAAAAGCTATCGTACTGTAATGGTTCTAATTAAAAGtcaaaaaccttaaaataatCTCCTAGGTCTCGATTGGACAAACAGAAACAAACGTGAAGAATGATTGGACAAGCGAGGAGAAACCTGGTTTCTGGGGCTTTCCATCAGCCCATTTGGAGAGGGAGAAGTGAACCTTCTCGCGATTGATTGATTCAGCCTTGAAAGGCTCCTTTAGACATTTCCTCACCAGATTCGCGCAGATGTTCGAATAGGTTATATACGTCATCCCAGCCGCTCTCCAGAACGGAACCGCAGCGTTCGATGCCATCAACACGATATcgagaaagaagaagatcgaAAGGCGAAAGCTATCTCAGAGACTTGCTGCAGTTGAGAGAAGAAAACCAAAGGGATAATTCGCAGAACTAAGTCAACCACAAAATCAGTGTCAGCCCATTGGGCCTTTCAAAATTAGCCCATGTGATTGGGTCTTAGACCCGTGAGTAGTCAAGCCCTACACttgttttgaaaaagaaaaaaacgcaAACGGAGATGGGTTTAATGGGTCTCTCTCTTGGTATAAATGATTGGGTGTCCAATCGGGTTTAGTTCGAGTTCAATCGATTTTCAATTCTCTGTAGGCATGAAACTAAGCCCATCAAGATCAGGGGTGGACACTGGTGGATGATGGATGTGGCATCTATCCCAcactcatttttgtttttgctcAAGTAATccaacaaaattttatttatataccgCTGATTTAactcatattttaatatatatatatatatatatgatttaactcatattttaatatttcggTTCGAAGTCGATTCAAATTTTCTCGAGTTGATTCAGATATATTAACACTTTGGAAACATGGTTGAACCCATATTAATATGACTTGAGTATTAGTTTCGGTTTTAGTTACCCGAATATTTGACTGTATCTcgaaaatacatattttattttaaatttttgaaaaatttaaacaatttgTACTTAACAAAAACTTAATGACATGATTCAGTGATTTTCTTAAGATGAGggaaatttaaatatgttaaaattagCAACTAACAATTCTACAAATGTATAAACCACCAAACTtcaaatataattgtaaaaaactTAAATGTTAATATGAAAACTAAGTATTTCAGATTTGAGttaattattagtatatattttaagtatttttaaaatctttgaatattttagatatttattatgAATTATATTCGATATTAGTGTGGttcttctttatatttttgattttttggatttttagatattaaattgcATTTGAATTCTTGTTTGATTCgaataaaccaaaaattcaaaatatcgtAAAATAAGATCTAATCAAGTATTTATCTCGGATTAAATTtggttcagatttttttttttttaggtcgGTTCGATTCAGATTTTCGaatttaattttcttgcttAGCTCTAGGTCTTTCAGATTATGTAGCGTGAAaataggtttttttttgtatatgagtGGCTATTGATGACTGTCTATTATTCTCGACTCGAGTGGTGTAGTTGCATCACACTGCGTTACGCTACCattgaacaaacaaacaatcaaGTGCTCATTTGTCATCCCCCCTTGATAAACTTAGAAGATAAGGAAAGCAATATACAGAGTCATGCATAATTGTGATCATTGATCTACATGTGTATGTGTTCTTTCCTGAGCTTCactaatttttgtaatttttgcTTCTTTGCATTAACGGGTATTCGAGAGaacataaaaataaaccaaTGTTGTACTTATGATGTGGTACACATCCGCCGAGATAAACAATACGTGTTTAACAAAAGTTGAGCATTTGAACATATTGAACTTGTACATGGCCTCTACCAAAAGCTATATGCATCATTACAATTGCTTTTGAGTAATATAATTACGAATACCAATTACACGTTTATAACGTGTTTAAACCTATATGTAATCCCGTGCTTTATCATTTGCTTATAATTAATTTGTCTGTTAAAGCAATTACTCTTATTTTATTAGAAAGGGAATTTTAGTATATTCTTAAAACTTACTTTATCATCAACGATAtaagattaaatatatattctgtataattgatgagttttttttaatatttcttgGTATGATTAGTGATATGTGATTTCAAACTTTATATCAATGATCTGAGAattaaatttgttaatatttcCTACTATTTTAGCTAAAATTTTAACTTGCATGTTATTTTGCCTGAATGTCCgtaaaggcaaaaaaaaaaaaaattcatatattgatcaccTATAAacactcaagaagtcaaaattttttaaaaaaaatatttttaaaagaaattttctgaaaagaAACATCAGAAAACAAGTAAAACGCTGTATTCTAATTGGTTTGGTTCCTGTTTTCTTAAACAACCGGCTAAAAATTATACCAACATTCACGGCAAGAAAAAAAAGTGTCGGTGGCTGACTAATGTTTTTGTTTGCGTAGGACTTCAACTTCAACCAATCAACAGTGACAATAACACTCCCCTCCCTAGAGACTAAACTTGACTTTAACCACACAAAAAAAGCAATCAATCACAAGGGGGAAGTGAGATTTCATATTTGAGGAAGATACCTTGTCCCTATCTGCCCCACACCTCACTCTCTTTGTTggactttctttttctttccttccttctctctaTTTCAACTCTGTATCCTCTGTTTTCACGATCCAGTTTTGTAAGAAAAGTAGAAATGGGTGTGGATTTGAGGCAAGTGGTCGCTGGTATTCTCACCATTGCCATGTTTGTGATGCTCGCACAGATGCTTCATAGAGATTACTTAGATTCTCTTCAGGTACTACCTTCTCTGCCGACAGTATTTTCTTTGAAGCAGATCTAATTCAAAGTAGACTGTTAGCTTGATCAGTGGAACTTTCTTGATTTGTGCGTTAAAGGGTTTTCTTGAACAACAAAACTTTCCatttttagataaaatgtaGATTTGCACGAATCAAGTTAAAGAGTCAACTGTGAAAACTAATAGTGGATAAAACTCTGAACCTTTTTTCTTGTGTACTTACAGGAGAAAGCTCAGGGAGATGCAAATGACATAGAATTCGAAGGATCCAGAGTATCTGTGAAAGAAAGTCTTGTTGGAGCCTTAGAAGGGAATAAAGGACCTTGGATGGATGATAACAATGACCTTAATCCTTGTTGGCCAACATTGTTATCCGGTATGTCTTTTGTTTTAACCAGACTACTTGTGAAGTTTCTTTTTTCTAGTTGATTCTGGACTATTTACTAAGGGTTAAATGTTGCAGATGAAGCGGTATCATCAAAAGGCTATGTTACATTCTCTCTAACGAATGGTCCTGAGTACCATATCTCCCAGGTAAGCTTTATAAAAGAAAGCTCTGAAGTTTGATTTGTGAAGTCAACCATGGTTTTATTCAGATGTGTGGTAAATTTTTTTGATCTTCTGGTTTAGATCACTGATGCTGTAATGGTGGCAAAGCATCTTAGAGCAACACTAGTGCTTCCTGATATAAGAGGAAGCAAACCTGGTGATGAAAGGTTATAAGAGTTGTTTGTCTGTCTATGTTCATGACATTTTATGgttttttaataattggtttCTAACCATCAATGTATGGTTTATTCAGGAGTTTTGAAGACATTTATGATGCTGATAAACTAATCAAAAGCTTGGAGAACGTCATCAAAGTTGTCAAACAATTGCCTGAAGAAGTATCTCTAAGAGACATCGCCATTGTTAAAGTCCCTACAAGAGTTACAGAAGACTACATCAAAGAACACATTGAACCCATCTTCAAGTCCAAAGGAAACATTCGAGTGGCTACATACTTCCCTTCTGTCAACCTGAGGAAATCCTCACAAGACGGTGAAACCGATCCTGTGGCTTGTTTGGCAATGTTTGGTTCCTTGGAGTTGCAACATGAGCTCAATGCAGTAGTTGAGTCAATGATTGAGCGGTTAAGGACTCATAGCAAGAAATCAGGTGGCCGTTTCATAGCTGTGGACCTTAGAATCGAAGCACTTGAGAAGAAGAATTGTCATTCAACTGGTGTAGCAGGGTCCAAGACTTGTTACAATGCTCAAGAGATTGCTGTATTCTTGAGGAAGCTTGGATTTTCAGGTGACACAACCATCTATCTGACTCAGCCTAGATGGGACAGTAGCCTCAATATCCTTAAGGATATCTTCCCAAAAACGTTCACTAAGGTGCGTAGCTCAAAACTTTTTTGTAGTCCAAGAAAGTTCTCTTACCATGTTGCTAATGTTTTTGTCACTTAACAAATGGCAGGAGGCAGTAATGCCGGCAAGTAAGAGATCAAAGTACCTTGAATCAGAGAGTTCTGAGTATGAAAATGTTATTGACTTCTACATAAGCTCAAGAAGTGATGTGTTTGTTCCAGCCATATCTGGTCTGTTTTATGCAAACACAGTTGGGAAAAGGATAGCTTTGGGTAAGGCTCAAGTTCTAGTTCCAGCAGAGATCTCAGAGAGTTCTTCCCTTGCTACAGATTTCATCTCTCCTTACATCTCAAAGAAGAACCACTTGGCTTATTCATGCTTTTGCTGAACCTTCCCATCTTTCTAAAAGTGATCTCTCCAAACATGGAACTTCTCAGTTTTCACCAAGTGTAAGCTATTTGATTTgatgttttcttgttttttttatgtAAGGGTTGCCTTGTGTAGGAAAGAAAACAGTTGAGGTTTACAATTTGATTCTGCTGGCTTATAGCCTTTGCATTCTATAAATTTTGTTCTATAGTATGAGAcccataatatttgttttataagatTGAT
The Raphanus sativus cultivar WK10039 unplaced genomic scaffold, ASM80110v3 Scaffold0505, whole genome shotgun sequence DNA segment above includes these coding regions:
- the LOC108830498 gene encoding cell wall integrity protein scw1, whose amino-acid sequence is MAGAGIHPYHQQWPPTGAPPPPAAVSSAPPPHPPPVHHHHPPPPGLVDNHNRPPYDELRTIFIAGLPDDVKERELLNLLRWLPGYEASQVNFKGEKPMGFALFSTAQFALAARDALQHLVFDAESKSVLHAEMAKKNLFVKRGIVGDSNAYDQSKRLRTGGGDCTHSVYSPSPFHPPPPPVWGPPRGHGYLSAAAPPYDPYAGYHAPPVPMPPSAPIAAPSSYVPVQNIKDNPPCNTLFIGNLGENINEEELRSLLSAQPGFKQMKILRQERHTVCFIEFEDVNSATNVHHNLQGAVIPSSGSVGMRIQFSKNPYGKRKDGGGGHSFFPSPSTNGAQGALTYQ
- the LOC108830499 gene encoding ATP synthase subunit epsilon, mitochondrial; translation: MASNAAVPFWRAAGMTYITYSNICANLVRKCLKEPFKAESINREKVHFSLSKWADGKPQKPVLRSDAPEV
- the LOC108830497 gene encoding protein MANNAN SYNTHESIS-RELATED 1, whose translation is MGVDLRQVVAGILTIAMFVMLAQMLHRDYLDSLQEKAQGDANDIEFEGSRVSVKESLVGALEGNKGPWMDDNNDLNPCWPTLLSDEAVSSKGYVTFSLTNGPEYHISQITDAVMVAKHLRATLVLPDIRGSKPGDERSFEDIYDADKLIKSLENVIKVVKQLPEEVSLRDIAIVKVPTRVTEDYIKEHIEPIFKSKGNIRVATYFPSVNLRKSSQDGETDPVACLAMFGSLELQHELNAVVESMIERLRTHSKKSGGRFIAVDLRIEALEKKNCHSTGVAGSKTCYNAQEIAVFLRKLGFSGDTTIYLTQPRWDSSLNILKDIFPKTFTKEAVMPASKRSKYLESESSEYENVIDFYISSRSDVFVPAISGLFYANTVGKRIALGKAQVLVPAEISESSSLATDFISPYISKKNHLAYSCFC